From Salvelinus sp. IW2-2015 linkage group LG2, ASM291031v2, whole genome shotgun sequence, one genomic window encodes:
- the LOC111976048 gene encoding GTPase IMAP family member 8: MASRAKRQNGDQRTLPELRIILLGRDWLEKSQTGNTILDRKLFDTRRDVEMCVRRQSLVDGRQVTVVNTSDRCIQYSVQDPLLVHRNIEASISMCQPGPHAFFMVIPLNSRKGREWTVEGPLKLLNHILWRHMMVVFTQCEKLRGMSLEEHIARHGFLQEMVEKCGHRYHALNTRANTWGNDVTHVPELLRKIDEMVAGGPGYVVMNERFSMAIEVKRMAEEERASLRRMTVQRQRETLRSLLRGKSHQLSEAEQRIMIVGPRLVGKSSSGNSILGKKNFEAGHTTSHSVKRQGDITVRQVTVVDTPGWHGRYCTEDTPEVVRIEITQGASLCAPEPHAVLVVVRCDETFTETDRSRAEEKLNLIGRSVWSQAIVLFTWGDKLGDTAIELHIERWPALQWLVDKCSNRYHVFDNTSPAGGPQVTELLEKIEETVMGNDGEHWLKMYWELRESNKKLTKSSEEIGRRLEEEERENDKLKRMIEEKERKVEEIDKRHEEKDGMLKEMEQRNTMREKEIEDIRMEYEREKESLKQMCVEKDIALDQMKRKHERESKELRDKIENLEKRKFEREEELNAMIVEIQELQENKQRYEMKEVKISMLENDVAEFKQQNKVREDMINHAKIKEDRIQLHRVESTAPADMVDNSYLKTQHRNLRKTQMLSQKDGERHRDTAGREQRVGDEQRDAPWLKVGAAVLGAVVGAMAGSVRAPLSAATGTTIGAAAGILLVSLLIQEEEARENKVESDSPD; the protein is encoded by the exons ATGGCTTCCAGAGCAAAGAGACAGAATG GGGACCAGCGTACTCTCCCTGAGCTGAGAATCATCCTCCTGGGGAGGGATTGGCTGGAGAAGAGTCAAACAGGAAACACCATCTTGGACAGGAAGCTGTTTGACACCAGGAGGGACGTGGAGATGTGTGTGAGGAGACAGAGTCTAGTGGACGGCCGGCAGGTCACTGTGGTCAACACATCAGACAGATGCATCCAGTACTCCGTGCAGGACCCTCTCCTTGTCCACCGTAACATAGAAGCCAGCATATCCATGTGTCAACCAGGTCCCCATGCCTTTTTCATGGTCATCCCTTTGAACTCACGCAAAGGCAGGGAATGGACAGTAGAGGGCCCCCTCAAGCTTCTCAACCACATACTCTGGAGACACATGATGGTAGTGTTTACCCAATGTGAGAAACTCAGGGGAATGTCACTAGAGGAACACATAGCGAGACATGGGTTTCTCCAAGAGATGGTGGAGAAGTGTGGGCATAGGTACCATGCTTTAAACACTAGGGCCAACACATGGGGCAATGATGTCACTCACGTCCCAGAGCTGCTGAGGAAGATAGATGAGATGGTGGCAGGTGGTCCTGGTTATGTTGTCATGAATGAGAGGTTTTCAATGGCAATTGAAGTTAAGAGgatggcagaggaggagagggcgagCTTGAGACGGATGACGGTtcagagacagagggaaacaCTCAGATCTCTGCTCAGGG GTAAGTCCCACCAACTATCTGAAGCTGAACAAAGAATCATGATAGTGGGACCTCGACTGGTTGGGAAGAGCTCATCTGGAAATAGCATCCTGGGTAAGAAAAACTTTGAGGCTGGACACACGACTTCACACAGTGTGAAAAGACAGGGTGACATCACCGTAAGACAAGTCACCGTGGTGGACACACCCGGGTGGCATGGGCGATACTGCACTGAGGACACTCCTGAAGTAGTAAGAATTGAGATTACCCAAGGTGCATCTCTTTGTGCTCCCGAGCCGCACGCTGTCCTCGTGGTCGTACGCTGTGACGAAACATTCACAGAGACGGACAGGTCAAGAGCAGAAGAAAAACTGAATCTGATTGGTCGGTCAGTCTGGAGTCAAGCTATAGTGTTGTTCACCTGGGGAGACAAGCTTGGCGACACAGCCATCGAACTTCACATCGAGAGATGGCCTGCCCTTCAGTGGCTTGTCGATAAATGTAGCAACAGGTACCATGTCTTTGATAACACAAGCCCGGCTGGAGGCCCTCAGGTCACAGAACTTCTGGAGAAAATTGAGGAGACAGTGATGGGAAACGATGGTGAACACTGGCTCAAAATGTACTGGGAGCTCAGGGAGAGCAACAAGAAGTTGACAAAAAGCTCTGAGGAGATTGGGAGAAGactagaggaggaagagagggagaatgacAAGCTTAAAAGGATgattgaagagaaagagaggaaagtagAGGAAATAGATAAGCGACATGAGGAGAAAGATGGAATGTTGAAAGAGATGGAGCAGAGAAACACAATGAGAGAAAAGGAGATAGAAGACATACGTATGGAgtatgaaagagagaaggaatcCCTCAAACAAATGTGTGTGGAGAAAGACATAGCATTGGATCAGATGAAGAGGAAGCATGAAAGAGAAAGTAAAGAACTGAGAGACAAGATAGAAAACCTGGAAAAGAGAAAGTTTGAAAGAGAAGAGGAGTTGAATGCCATGATTGTTGAGATACAGGAGTTACAAGAGAATAAACAAAGGTATGAAATGAAAGAAGTGAAGATATCAATGCTAGAGAACGATGTAGCGGAGTTTAAGCAGCAGAATAAAGTGAGAGAAGACATGATCAACCATGCGAAGATTAAGGAGGATCGAATACAACTACACAGAGTGGAATCTACAGCACCTGCGGACATGGTGGACAACTCTTATCTAA AGACTCAACATAGAAATTTGAGAAAGACACAGATGTTGTCACAGAAGGATGGTGAGAGGCATAGGGACACAGCAGGACGAGAGCAGAGAGTTGGAGATGAACAGAGAGATGCACCATGGTTGAAGGTTGGGGCAGCAGTACTGGGGGCAGTGGTTGGGGCCATGGCTGGCTCTGTGAGGGCACCACTAAGTGCAGCCACAGGGACTACTATAGGggctgcagcagggattttgctgGTGAGTTTGCTGATACAAGAGGAAGAGGCCAGAGAGAATAAAGTGGAGTCTGATTCCCCTGATTAa